TACAATCTAGTGTACGACCTACAGGTTGCTCCGGTAGTTGTCGGAGTAGTGCGATTGTGAGTGTGAATGCAATGACGACATCATCATTTTCATCTGAAgctctccatatatatatattttttgttttgtaaaaattggttGGGATTGGTTTGGGGAGGAAAATGGcgggttttatttattaatttatttattatttctatcaAAGAACCATTTTTGAAGAAAGTCTCAAGAGACTATGTTTTGAGACACTTAACGGCAAAACCCTAATGGAATTgatcaattgaacaaaattgaacaaaagtaaagttaaatAACTGAATTAAATTTTAGACAAAATTAGAAAGTGTGATCTGTAATTTAGCTGAATATTTAACCATACTCGAGTAAAAGAACCTTACATTAGCCTCAGGAGAGTTGATACTAATTCTTCAAGgggttcaaaattcaaatgaacccccggcttgattaaaaaaaaaaaattatatgcattaaatattatattattagtttaatttacatttaaaaatatttttacacaccTTGACTTAAATCTTGCACACTCTGAAATAGATCAATTCAACCCAAAACTAAACACACAAATTAGTCCATCTCAAAACCAACCAATAACATAAATTATGGATTTCTCTCTCATGAATCTATCTTTTTCTATTTGACTATTGGTATTTTCAACTTGCGTAAGTGTATGTCTGATATTGATTTTGTgcattatttattaatttatttttgttataatattatttgtgtgAATGTGTGCGTGTATAGTATAAATATAacataactttatataatttaataattatgaaatataaaGGGTTTGTTACATGTAtgtgtattgttatcatgtCATAATAGCATTTTGTTATAAAGTCagagattataaaaaataataaagtaagtgATTCttcaaacatttgattgattaaGTAGATAAAtagtgtattatttatatatgtatagatGGGTATGGCTTTTTgggtcaataattaatataatgtaCGTgggttgagttttgtcattcaatttaatatatatatatatatatatatatatatatatatatatatatatatatataaagtcaaagattaaagaaatttcaattagatttcaattggattttcaattttgcgccacatatcctatctaatttttaatttttgtgccaaatgaattattgagtgtaaaaattgaaaagttcaaatccaattagattgtaaattgagtttcaatggGAGTCTAATTTTTCCTAACGTGTCCATTTAATTataaatcacacacacacacacacacacacacatgtacatATAATGAAAACCCAtcacatattttagaaatgtgtggttttaaaaatgtataagctTATatcatgtataatttaaatatcttctaaaaaatgTATAGTTTAAACTGTATAATTATAACTgtataattgtaattatttttaattatacctGTGTATATGGACATAGTTATACACtagtttttataaaaacaagGACAAATAGATAAtgaaaattgtataaaaatacaaaatattatacaaactttacaaaataaaatgattacaCCTACACATAttgataattaatatatttttttagagagttttaacctatagcGTCCGCTTCTAATgatgctctttatcattagaccaagacaccaatcagtttttggtgtaggcgagaattgaacctcagatctcttattcaactatcagagactttactagttaagctaactgaaacccactaTATTGATAATTAATATTGGAAACCCATAATgatgttaaaatataaaaacttacggaagaaaatagtaaaatgtcatgtatttgtaggattttttttttcaatacctctatatattcaattatttttttattaaattttgtttaatttaaattctttaACCACCCCTTTAAAAGAAATCTTGGAGCCGGCAGTGATTATTAGCCTTAACAATTTGTCCCAAAATTTAATCTATGAACAGTTCTCAAATACACTTACTGGCGTACTGCTCATCAACAcgctaaataaatttattttttattcaacctcTGACGATCAACTGTATCATCTCAGAGCTCTCCTTCTCACCGATCTACACAGATCAATGAAGATGGAGGATGAGGATGGTGGTCGAGTTGTTCATGGTGGTTAGATTTCATAGTGGCGGTCTAGCCAAATTTTGTGGGTTTACTGAATTTCACGATGGAGCTGGATATTGGTCTCCTTCCATTGTGAGGGTGTGTGAAATAGCTACAAGGAGACAGATGCTTATGTTTGTTATGCTAATGAAAGATTCCGGTTGACGCTTTCATAAACTCACTCTTTGGATTTGTTTGGTTCCATGATGATGAGGACAGAGGACCCCTCACTTTTCTCCATTGTATGTTCTTTTAATTGACGGCAAGGGATTTGTACACAGTGGCaatgaaagagagagtgagTTTGCTCTGTGTTCTTGCTGAAGGTACCAATTAGAAGGAGTTTTGTCGTGAAAAGGAAggtcaggaaaaaaaaaaaaagtcaaatgaaaaggtttttataaactttttatggggaaaagaaaaatattaacttttttatagatttttatatttttcataaaaattgtgtaaatttttctaaaataatttattaataattactttaaaaacaatcattaataaggctctaaaaaaattatttattaattgataGCAAGGGATTTGTACATAGTGCCAGTGAAAGAGAAAGTGAGTTTGCCCTGCATTCTTTCTGAAGTACCAATGAGAAGGAGTTTTGTCATGAAAGGAAAGGtcgggataaaaaaaaaaatgaataaagttAAATGATGCCTTGAGTGCATTGgcttatgataatttttttttttttaaatgatgaggaaaaaattaattttttatggttttttacatatatttcctataaaaattgaTGACAAGGGATTTGTACATAGTGGCAATGAAAGGGAAGTTCGGGATAAAAAAAACGGTTTAGCTTACCTTTtagtactttttaaaaataaatcttttttttttttatgagagacTGTCACatcactaactaaataaaaggtgAGGACTGAAATCAATGaagtcgataccgtaccggtaccggccgtactaGCCGGTATGTACCGTACCGGTACGTATACCGGTATCGAAACGATAACgtttcgtaccggtttaaatatCGGCTGTATCGGTCGTACTGGCCAATTTTGGGCAATATCGGGCGTATCGGcctgtacaaaaaaaaaaaaaaaaacttttttttttattttttagttttgtaatttttgaatttttgtaagggcataatggtaacttatttacattaacttattagtattatttgttttcttagtatgcaatgaaaaattaagctttctattttttatattgtttttttttcttttaattgatgctaaagtctaaaactatgaataatttgttctgaattaaggtaatgttttatgataaacttttatatgtattataatattagtgaaatattatatgcttataaacatggttctagagattttgtgtgtgtatgtgtgtgtgtgtatatatatatatatataatatatatataaaatagcggtaaacctaaaacggtacaccggtattgaccggtacccgaaatatatcgtaccgctagtcaaaccggtacaacctccggtacggtattgacttccttgactGAAACCCACTACCacttactattatatatatatatatatatatattttttttttttttaaagacatgtctagataaaaatatacttgaggtaaatcaaaccctaaaaaaatgaaaaaagttaaataatgcCTTGAGTGTTGGTTTaggatatatttttaaaaaaaattttattgtaaatgaaataaaaattaatgactctttatatttttcataaaaattatgtcaaaactttttaaaaatggtttattaataattacgCTAAGAACATGTGTTAATAAGAccctaaaaaaattctttatttatttttaaaaagagaaaaaatagtaTTGAAATGGAATAGATAACCAAATACTGAGGGCctgtttggtaagagatttatACTAaggttgtttatattttttggaaattcatgtgggtaaaaaaatgtgtaaaaatacgtgtaatattatttCGATACTAAAAACTGTTATTTGAATAATAGTAACAAATGGGTCCTAAGTTTGCACGACACACTAATGTGACTTTAAATTGGTCAgttttaagaatttaaaatagatttaattaaaattaggtAACGGGTGATGTTGATGTGAATCCTCTAGGGgacaatgattttattttatgattaaaagtcaTGAATTTTgctccttcatttttttttttttaagtcatgaGTCATGCATGCACTCATTAAAGAATCCAATATTATTCTGAcacctatgtttttttttttttggtaagtacaTTATTCGGCCACCTGGGAGAGTGCTAACGCCGCAGCGCTGTAGAATAAAATCGCTATTGTTTTTGACATTTTGTTAAGGGggaaaattattgttattatttttaatagcGGAATGACAAATTAAGAAGTGTTATTATTCTATAAAACTTCAGTCAAATCCTAATCTAATTCAACAACTAACtagtataaaattcaaattttcaaatgaaaaattgtAAGCTTTCAAACTAAACTttcttattaattaatagtagtatacAATTCCGGCCAATTTACTTtggcaatttttattttttaccttcaATTCTATAGAGGATATTGATATATTGATCTAAAATCattcatgtaaattttttttataaatattttccaCAGTAAccataacatttatttattgagacatgtaccattttttttaagaacttgaGACATGTGCGGAATAAAAAATGTTGATCATTAATTGAGTCCATTGGATAAGTGTCCTAGGAGACTAAAAGCGTAAGTTTAATAAAATGTGATTTTGTTGATACGTTGGGCTAGACGATATGTGTGGGATTGCGTTTTTAAAATATTCGCATTTTAGAAAAATCAATTTTGTGGCGCTTTTTCAACATTGCGCAATTTGCACTATTCAATAATTgctattttttcatataaaaataacCTAAACTTTATGttcaatgaccaaaataccagcCGATCTTATCATCAAGCATATTCGAACATTCTtcatttcaaagttcaaagtgAAATGGTCTATTTAAAGGCTATGATTCaaagttaaataaatttacAGTCTAGATTCTGCCAACCCATTTAAACTTCACTAtggtaaaaattttaactttggTTAAACTAAACTAGAGTTAAAGGCGTTGGCAAGATCTAGACCATAGATTTCTTCAACTTTGAATCTAACTTTTAAACAGGTATTTTACATTTCActtgaaaaatagaaagaatatAATCTAGacgattattattatttttaaatattaattttcactTTCTCAAATTGGAAATCCttctaaatatattattatttttaaaaaaagtagtaCTCATGGTCCAATAACTAATCAaacaaacccttttttttttttcaataattttggggtaaaattaggaattttttttttttttgtttaaattaactTTGTAAGGAATTCACTTTCAGTCAATCTCTAGTTGGTATTGAATGAATCGGAGTGGGAACAATAGATATTCGACCTCAACTGTCGCTGTCTATCTTCTAACAAAGTTTAAGACAGCTGTTCGAGTGATCTTTCGCTTTCTGGGACCCACTTTTCGACTGCTTTCCTTAAAGTTATAAAACGTACATGATACGACCTTGTACTTATCATGATAAGCTCTAGTACTTATCATTTACATCGAAAATGCCGCCTTTGTAGTATAAATAAATGCCCTCTGCTATGTCTCAGTGGTGCTCAGTCTCTCTCAATCAGTCATCGTCATCATTAGCATCTTCTGGAAAAGAGAGCTTTCTCagactcagagagagagagagagagagtcttagCGCTTAAGTCAGTGCTCTGTTTTCTCTAATACTCTGTTTTTGACGGTGAGTTTCTCTGTTTTTAGCTTTTATCTTTCAGATGGGtagcttttgtttgttttcattcTTAGTACTACTCACCTCACATGCGCTTTTTTCTGCTTTCTAGCATCTTCAATTTCACAAGGTTAAAGCATAAAAAGCTACTTTACTGTTTATGAATATCTGAAAGCCCTAATTTTTCTGTACCTTAGTCTCGGTAATTCACGCTTACCTGTCTCAAATTCTGCATAATTTTGTTATAATCACGATGATTCAAGTGGGTTTTGCATGTTGTTTTATAAAGCGTGaatttttacttgtttttttgtttttgttttaattttggttgacgtacatgtttttttctttgaacttgTTTTAGTGTTCTTACTTCTCAGATCAATTTTTTTCTGCCTACCTTTTGTTATAATCATGATGATTCAAGTGGGTTTTGCTTGTAGTTGGcgtaaatttttaattttgacttattttgttttgattttggttgacgtacatttttgttgttgttgttgttgttgttgttgttgttgttggtgttcTTAAATCAGTTTTTGCGTGCTGCATGTttcaatgaaattcaatttttctgaGAATTGACAGTTACACAAGGTTCAGAAATTATGTGTTTTCTCTGGAAGGAAAAGTGATTTCCTTTTCCTgggattttgttttcttttaaaactgaaataaataacacaaaacaaaagcTTTTGTTTGTTAGCCTGCTGGTTTAGTTGTTTCTTTTTGTCGTTGTTCATAAGAATTGTGATTGTTGTTAGTGATAATGGTTCGTATGCAGGTTTCTGAGTTAAGAATAGGAAATTTCCAATGGCGTCTACGCTCAGCAGGGACCTAATCTTCCTGATCTTGCAGTTCCTAGATGAGGAAAAGTTCAAAGACACTGCTCACAAGTAATTTCTTGTCCAATCCCTTGTTTTCATCttccaatttgttttttttctttttggttaagTAATTGCACAATTCCATTATAATtagtagtttttatttatttattgtttgagTAGGCTAGAGCAAGAATCGGGATTGTTCTTTAACCTCAAGTACTTTGAGGAGTTGGTGCTTAGCGGGAACTGGGATGAGGTCGAGAATTATCTTTCCGGGTTCACCAGTCCAGATGATAACCGATATTCCATGAAGATCTTTTTCGAAATTCGAAAGCAAAAGTACCTTGAGGCTTTGGATAAGTAAGTTcgtgattcttaaaaatttataataaaaaaaaattatggtcttTGCTAACTCatcaaaacttttttacttttttgctcatttttaaattgtctgctctttttttttttttttcaattataataaatCAGGCTGGATCGCAGCAAGGCTGTAGAAATTCTTGTGAAGGATTTGAAGGTTTTTGCCTCTTTCAATGAGGACTTGTTCAAGGAAATTACTATGCTCCTTACTCTAGATAATTTTAGGTACATGTTCTATACAGAATTCTGAGTTTCCacttcaagttggtgataatGATGTATGCTATGTGGACAGCACTATGAAATATCATGTGGGTTTATGCAGGGAAAATGATCAGCTCTCTAATTATAGAGATACAAAGACAGCAAGAGCAATCATGTTTATTGAACTTAAGAAGCTTCTTGAGGCAAACCCACTTTTCCGGGAAAAATTGCAGCTGCCTAACATAAGGGGCTCGAGGTTAAGGATGCTTATCAACCAAAGGTAATATGACATCATTAGCTCAAGGATGCTCTAATTATTGGGGAGTTATAGTATGATACTCATTATAACTTCTGGCTATGTCTATAGGCCGTAAAGAGTAAACTGATTTTGGTGTGTAATTTGACAGCTTGAATTGGCAGCATTCACTTTGCTCAAATCCTAGACAGAATCCTGATATAAGAACCCTCTTTTTGGATCACAGTTGCAAAAACCCCACTGATTCATTTGCACAACTAGCTGCAAACAATCAAATGATAAGCTCCACACCAAAATTTGAAGGTTTTCTTCCAATGGCTACAAATGGGGTAAATGATAAACTATTTTCTTTGTTCTCGTTCAAAGACTAAGTTAACTTGGATTTTAATCATGCCTACAGTCTTTTAAGCCTTTTCTGAATTGCACTTTTGTTTGCCATTGTAATCAGCCCTTCCAACCCCCATCAACATCATTTCAGACACCTCTCACATCATGGATATCAAATCCCTCAACTACAACTCATCAAGCAGTTTCTGGAATTGGTATTGGTTTTGGTACTGTAACAAATCCAGGTACTGATTCAAATTATTCACTAACTCTTAGTAAAATCCCTGAGAAAGTTTCATATTTTATACTAATCTCTGGCATACAAATTCCTCTATTTTTGTtcctaaatatatattattttctagcTATAGCTGCAGTTTCAAAGGGTCTTGGGGATATAGATGATATGTCAAAAACAAGGTACCCTGGGGGTTCAGATCGGGTAAGTTTAACAGCAGAAGCAAATGATATCAACTTTGGGTCACAGTTAAATAATTATCTGAATGATATTCATACATTTTTCTACAGGCAATGTTTCCAGTAACCAATCCTGGTCAAAGTCACAGCATGTTGTTTAACCTAACTGATGAATTGCCAAAGACTGTAGCGCGAACATTAAATCAGGGATCAATTCCCACAAGTATGGATTTTCATCCTGTTCAACAGACACTACTTCTAGGTTGGTTTCCACTAGCTTCTTTTAATGACCATTTGGTTTTTATGGTGGCTGTTATATCGGGTAAATATTTATCTGTTTAAGCTTAAATTGACTAGTGTTtcttaaattgatttttcaGTTGGCACCATTTTGGGCGACATAAGTTTGTGGGAAGTAAGTTCCAGGGAGAAGGTGGCTTCAAGAAATTTTCAGGTATGGAATATTGGAGCAAGTTCTCTGATATTAAAGGTAGGTTCCCTTCCCAATTAATATAACTAAAAAGCAAGTCAATGGTTTATTTCATTGGagaaatctaaattctaaatctGATGAAATTCAGGCAACTTTAATCAAAGATCCATGTGTCTCGGTTAAGCGAATAGCATGGAGCCCTGATGGTTCTTTATTTGGTGAGATTAAATATTTGGACagcaaaattttttgaaatagcCTATGATCTAAATTTGctatatcattattattattttttttttttgggcatcaAACAGGAGTTGCATATTCTAAACACATGATGCAACTATATACTTATCATTCTGGGAATGACATTCGCCAGCATTTGGAGGTAAGttctattttcttctctcttgcAATATATCTTTCATCATTTGTTTCTAAcacccttttaaaaaaaaatttaatttctagaTTGATGCTCACGTTGGTAGTGTGAACGATCTTGCGTTCTGTTACCCTACTAAGCAACTCTCTGTTATAACTTGCGGTGATGACAAGACTATCAAGGTTAGTTACAAATAGTAGTTACACTGTTagtcataaaaataaaagattatttAGTTACTAGTTTTCGTTCTTTAAAGGTCTGGGATGCAGCTACTGGTGCAAAATTGTATACTTTTGAAGGTCATGATGCTCCGGTTCATTCTGTGTGTCCCCACTGCAAAGAAAATGTTCATGTAAGGACTCAGCTTGATACTTCAATATGACTATTTTATACACGTCTTGCATCCTATGGCTTATTTACTCTCAGTTTATTTAAGTTTCTTCCTTTTCTGTAATGTCTCAGTTTGTCTTTTCAACATCAGTGGATGGAAAGATAAAAGCATGGTTATATGACATGATGGGATCGAGGGTTGACTATGATGCTCCTGGCCGTTCATGTACTACAATGGCTTATAGTGCTGATGGGAGAAGGTTTATCTACTGGAACTTTTACACCATTCTATTGTTTTCCTTTCAATTTAATCCTATTATGGAAAACCTCAAAAGTCAATGCTGTGATTGAAAATTGTAGGCTTTTTTCATGTGGAACCAGTAAAGATGGTGAGTCACACATTGTTGAGTGGAATGAAAATGAAGGTCATGTGAAGAGAACCTACTTAGGATTAAATAAACGTTCTCTTGGAATTGTTCAATTTGATTCAACCAAGAATCGGTTCTTGGCTGTTGGTGATGAATATACAATTAAGGTTTGGGATATGGATAATCCCAATCTTTTGACAACTATTGATGCTGAGGGTGGACTACCAGTAAGTTATTTTATGGATGTTTGTAAATTCTAtatattgtttctattttttgcCTTGGTTGCAGTTCTACTTTTATCACAATAATGTGTACAAAAAGAACAGTGGTCTGAGTTGctcaaatacttttttaattaaaggcAAGTCCACGAATCCGTTTCAACAAGGAAGGGACATTATTGGCTGTTTCTGCAAATGACAACAGAATCAAAATCTTAGCAACAGTTGATGGGATGCGGTTGATGCGTGCTTACGAAAATCATCCTCTTATTGCAGCAAGAAGTGCATCTGAGACTGTAACAAGGGTCTGTCTTGTAAAATCTTCCTTTGTTCAGCTTAAGAGAATTGCTATCTATATCATGTGATTTGTAATTAGTACACCAAATGAAATTCTACTTTAATATTCATGTTTTCCTTGACCTATGTGATTCATACATGTGTGTAATTCTGACTCCATCACATACAATTTCTGCGTAACTTCTaatttcactctctctctctctcagacactACTTCTTTACATTAAAATGAATCTTAATTCTGTGcttcattaatatttaaaatcatGGACTAATTCATTCCGATGGCTTGCTAGAATGGAGAGACAAGAAACTTGGAGAATGTGAAACCTAAACTAGCTGAAGAAGTCAACCAAACAAAGATTTGGAAGCTCACTGAAATTAGTGAACCTGCTCGGTTTAGGTCATTGAAGCTCCCAGAAGCTCGTGTCAAATCAGACAAGGTATGATTTATTAGGATATCTAGGAGTATCAGGGAATATTAAATTTCTTGGTCCATTGTGCATACAAACGGATGGTAGTTTGGCCTAGCACTTATCAttgatatttatatttttctgaaGTATACAatttattcacacattttaattaatgtttagCATGTGCTCTTTCTGAAGTatacaataattaaatttctTGATCCTTTTGAATTTCAGTTACAACTTTGTGAGCATATTAGCTAGGTGTTGTTAGTTTATACCTCCTATAAATTTATTCAAGTTTTCTAGTTCCACAGATAGTTTGCTAaactaaattttcaaaaatttatctGAGCATGAGCACATTCagttttatggtttattttttaaattatataacaCATCAAACAAAACTTGGTCATTTAAATGCAATGAAAGATGGAATTCCAAGGTCATATGTTCCATTAAAATTATCTCAGATGCcatctttgttattttttcttctttttacagTCTATTATCTTTTAAGTGccagatttaaaaaaatggtttttgattaCCTTCTCCTGTGTCTCTGCAGATCTCAAGGTTGATTTATACTAATTCAGGAACTGGTATTTTGGCATTAGCAGCAAATGCGATCCATCTACTCTGGAAATGGCAACGATGTGACCCTAATTTGAGTGGCAAGGTATAAAGTTCCCATCTTTTCTCTAAATCTGTTCCTCCCTTAAATTTCCTTCCATGAATATAGAGCTTCTTGTTTCACTCTGAACCTACGCTTCTTAATGAATAAAAGGGTGATTATTGTGATGTGGTGTAGGCAACTACCAAGGCTTCTCCTCAATTAGTACAACCACCATCAGGAATAACAATGACCAATGATTTAACTGAGGCTAAACCAGAGGACGCTCTATCATGTTTTGCTTTGTCCAAGAATGATTCTTATGTCATGTCAGCATCTGGAGGAAAAATTTCTCTGTTCAACATGATGACATTTAAGGTAATGTCTAAAACTAGATCATTATGAGGTGTGATTTAAGTTTGCATGCTGTAAATGGGTGAGAGGTATGTCCTTTCGCAAGGTATAATTTGGTCTAAGCTGTAGATGCTGGTGAGAAGCTTATTTGGGAGGTTGCTAACAGATCTAGGCCtatattcttattttaattttgaccaAATCAACTCAAGATTTGATGCACTGAAGTTTCTATTTTATCcttgttaaattaccgattgtcccaaaatcttaaac
This genomic stretch from Castanea sativa cultivar Marrone di Chiusa Pesio chromosome 1, ASM4071231v1 harbors:
- the LOC142617974 gene encoding topless-related protein 1-like isoform X4 yields the protein MASTLSRDLIFLILQFLDEEKFKDTAHKLEQESGLFFNLKYFEELVLSGNWDEVENYLSGFTSPDDNRYSMKIFFEIRKQKYLEALDKLDRSKAVEILVKDLKVFASFNEDLFKEITMLLTLDNFRENDQLSNYRDTKTARAIMFIELKKLLEANPLFREKLQLPNIRGSRLRMLINQSCKNPTDSFAQLAANNQMISSTPKFEGFLPMATNGPFQPPSTSFQTPLTSWISNPSTTTHQAVSGIGIGFGTVTNPAIAAVSKGLGDIDDMSKTRYPGGSDRAMFPVTNPGQSHSMLFNLTDELPKTVARTLNQGSIPTSMDFHPVQQTLLLVGTILGDISLWEVSSREKVASRNFQVWNIGASSLILKATLIKDPCVSVKRIAWSPDGSLFGVAYSKHMMQLYTYHSGNDIRQHLEIDAHVGSVNDLAFCYPTKQLSVITCGDDKTIKVWDAATGAKLYTFEGHDAPVHSVCPHCKENVHFVFSTSVDGKIKAWLYDMMGSRVDYDAPGRSCTTMAYSADGRRLFSCGTSKDGESHIVEWNENEGHVKRTYLGLNKRSLGIVQFDSTKNRFLAVGDEYTIKVWDMDNPNLLTTIDAEGGLPASPRIRFNKEGTLLAVSANDNRIKILATVDGMRLMRAYENHPLIAARSASETVTRNGETRNLENVKPKLAEEVNQTKIWKLTEISEPARFRSLKLPEARVKSDKISRLIYTNSGTGILALAANAIHLLWKWQRCDPNLSGKATTKASPQLVQPPSGITMTNDLTEAKPEDALSCFALSKNDSYVMSASGGKISLFNMMTFKVMTTFMPPPPAATYLAFHPQDNNIIAVGMDDSTILIYNVRVDEVKSKLQGHSKRVTGLAFSHVLNVLVSSGADAQIIVWNSDKWERQNNSFLQIPAGRTSMAMSDTQVQFHQDQIHFLAVHGTQLAIYETKKLECVKQWVVEESSPPISHAIFSCDSQLIYAGFLDGTVRVFGASNLQLRCQINPTAYLNASSSVYPLVIAANPQDPNQFAIGLTDGGVHVFEPLESEGKWGVPPPVENGSPNRIPTMPPLVASGLDQPQC